Within the Dermacentor silvarum isolate Dsil-2018 chromosome 8, BIME_Dsil_1.4, whole genome shotgun sequence genome, the region ACCCCCTCACCCCTTGATCACACACAAAGACAGTACCTATCAAGCTACCATCCTTCTTGgttcaccctcgcatgctttcacttgcacctGAAGCCTACACATCGGGCGCGACAGAACCTTATCGCACTTCGACTTTGTTCCACTTCGGCGGTCACTCTCAGTCGTGCGATGCACGATTTGAGACTTGCGTAAGCAAGCAGCTGCAtataattcaaccatttgaccatctgcatcaACGAAAGTTCCTATTTGTTGTCTCGGGCGGTGGCAGTGAAATTTActtatattgaaatcgtgtagAAACACAATTTGTTATGTTGAGGTTCGAAATACATGGtattctatggacaagaagttataaaatgtTACATAGTtcattatatcgagaatttcattatgtttaagttcgttatatcaaggttaaAATAACGAAGTAAGGTGCCGATTCCACCGACTTTATTATATCGAGGTTTATCTGTACTGACATATCATTGAATGTTGCCACTGTAAAACAAAATGATCATCCTATTGTTATGCCAAtgaggcagtggcgcaccgacgagggggGGCGGGGTTTCGAGTGTTGTAACCCCCACCTGAGGCCAAGTTAACAACCCCCCAAgcatccagccccaccagtctAATGTGTACCtacagcgctctgttcacattgtcattacaattcaggaggtggcttgaggtcgaattttcctgattaacaaaaacactacCACTTTCTCgtatttactcattcactctGAAATTactgagtaaaacgctgaagaaataaacattgtcatcatctttggtgtcattattataattattaggcattttatttgctgttggattcttctggctgaagcaaggaaattgcatattatgcaaagtgcttgctgccccccccccaaaaaaaaatttaacccccccccccccctggcagagatcctgggtgcactgcTGCAATGAGGTGCCGCAAAATGGGATATAAATAGTGATATAAACATGTGGTGCACAAACTCgaaggctaacaaagaagcttcaGAAGAGGTTCAGGATCACAGAATAGGAATAGAACAACAAACGATAGGTGCAACATCATTAATGTCCACTGGAGGACAAAGTTGCAACGGACATTAAAAAATAGTCCAATGATGATACAAATatatgtaattaggcaaaatgctggtttgggctagttggtaactcATTGTTACAGCGCTCTTTCTTGTCACTATCTTTGTCCTCGCCTTTTACGTGTGCTGTTAATCTGACACAATGAATATATGTAAGGCAGCGGATAGTCCTTGTCATTCTAGTTGTCGACAGAAGAAAGCAACAtttgtacacacacacatacctCCGACGTTGCTGGTGGGTGTACGGGATGAAGCAGCTGCAAGAGCAATGGACCCTCCCGCTGCTCCAGCCCAAGTCGACTGCACAGCTCCCCTCGGCTGAGCGGCTCCGCCTGCATGTGAAAGGGGCAAGCAACCTGTTTAGCAACCTGTTTAGCAACCTGTTTAGCAACCTGTTAAGCAACCTGTTAGCAACCTCCTCACAGCACTTGCTAGAAAAGGGGAAAGTCGCTGGAAGCAAGAACCCTGAGGAAGTTGCCCAATCACTGAATAGTTATTCCATAGCTGCATTCAGTTTTGCACCGTATCATGAAGATAGGCATTAGGTAAACTGTGGATGTTGTTTTTTCTTCAAAAAACAAACTTGGCGACATGTGTTCGTCTATTCAGAGAAGGGCTGAGGGCGGGACCGCATATCAGAACACTGGCTCTTCGATCAAGCACAATTCCAGTCTACGCCCTGTGGTACTGGCGTTGTGTACAAAGCTCCACCTCATTGTGGTAATGTCTACATTGGCCAGGCCTGTCGGTGCATCAACGTACGCCTCAAAGAACACCACACTTTGTTAAAGGGCACACCCAGATCTCATCTATCTAGCCACTAGTGGTTGCATACTGCTTTTCGATAGTATTGCTATCGTTGTGAGGCACGGAGAGCAGCCGACgggctttagtgtcccttaaagggacactaaagcaaaacaataaatcaacttagactgataaagtattcttcaaaAACTCTGCTGTCATTATTTACATTgtaataggtcaattattagaagagaaaatgaagctctaAATTTAATTTTTTGAATTTCGCACAGAAACCCCACTGTCAGCACTtcaatgtgacgtcacgacttcgaaagtaatttttcgtatttgggccacgttggttcaataaaagttcgcgaaacttgccatattcagtcttgggttcctttagaacacaatgtagtcaatctttaccgctaaagaattaactgagacctagaagacgctgtcaaaatccatgacataatggtgagctggtgcgggaacaaggtggcgtcgccactcgccccccttctgtgtttttcgttttttctggcttaccaagcaccttctcgtggtaagagtggtgtttttggtatcgtggaagggtaatctacctgatacagaagaaatcaattttccctttagtgtccctttaagcatgcGCATGAATGCTTAAGTCAGCCCTCCATCACTCTAACAGGGGATGATCTTAACTTTTTAAATCAGGTTTAAGCACATGTGATGTGTGTGGTGCTATTGTACAAGATTTTGGTTTTAGTTTGGGATTTTTCTGCTTTGGGGGTGAAATCCGTGTTGTACTATATATTAGCCACGTGCTTGCATTAAAGCTTGACTTGATAGACAGCACCTGTGATCGTCTCTTCTTTTTCGTCTTTGTCTGTTGTTGCGCTGACAGATAATGAAACTGTTTATTGCAGTGCTAGCTGTTATGCGTTTTTTCTGAGCTCGTGACAAGTAGTCACCATCATATTTACCCCAAAGACATTTTAAGCGCGCTTTTCTTGCTTCTCCGGCAGAAAGTTCTAGATATTTATGGTTGGGGTGCTTTGAATGTGCTAGCTTAATGTGTCCTCCTTCCAAAACATTCAATGATTGCTCATTACAGGCTATGTGAGAGTCCCTCTGACACTTCCTAACTGTGAACGTCCCTGTGCATGACAATACTGCATGTACTTTTATCTAAAACTGACATCGTTAATGAATAAAGTGCTTAAAGTGCTCATTAGATAAAGTCAAGCTGCTATAGATATCTCCTAACTGTTCTAGCCACATTGCACCTTAGAgcgcactatcttcgggatcagcCTACCTGGcctcttggtaaaaaaaaaaaaaaatctgaggacacctaagcactcttatgagttgtgaatgagaaagcattaatgtccaatcgAACACTGCTGATTGGTACTTCGAGTTATGAATTCCTTGCGGGCAAGCGATCGTGTTGAGACGCTTGGtgcattttgatttggccttaccgaggtgcagttAGAATGCAGGAAAGAGTTTGCGTGCACAAGGaatgcgcggataacacaggcttccaagAGTGAGAGTGATTTGGTGCCATGGCGATGCCCTCTTCCCTAACGTAACACCTGGCGACGCTACTTCGGCAGCAGGTATTCCTTTcacccactctgctccgtcgaggcacccttgtgccgtggcgtcgcagccaatgggaacgcCGTCGAGTCGCGCTCATGATGCGGCATCGCAGCCAAtgtgaatttaggtgccgtttcgctgctacagacaccGGATGCCGGCTTTTTGGCTCAATGAACCACTTTAAGCTTTTGACAGTGCACACAGACAGGAGTTTGTCTTGCCAGAGATATGCAGTATTGGATGTGGGGTAAGGGCAGTTAGTATGTCTGTGCTCTCCTAATGAGGACTGCCTCGGAGTGGGACATTGAATGGGGTGGGTGCGGGAATGTTGTGGGATTATTGGCGACTTCGCCCAAACATTCTCTGCGATTGAGCTTGACGAGGGCGAGGAGTTCTCCTGTTAGTGAGAGGATACAGCCAATTCAGAAGAGGGCCCAGAAGGTTAACATGAGAGATGGCGTGAGCCATCTGATTTCCTCTTGCACACGAATGACTAGGTATTCATTGTATGCAAAGCCAGAGTCTGGGGTGTGCAATGAGATGGGTTGCTACGCAGTTGTAGAATGGGGTAGGCAAGTTGCTGGTTGTAAATGCTCAACATGTAGCTTGGCTGCCTGTTCTGATACATATGTTATGATTGTGAATAGTGGTGGGCCCTAACACGGCAAGAGTTTCTGCTATGTTCTGTGAGGGGATTCCACGGTGGATTCCCCAGGAAACTGTCCCCTCAAACTTGGCCACTGCTTTACGGTAGATGGTACAGCAGAGGGCATGCTTTATTCTCCCATTGTAAAGGGATGATCTAGGTCTGACAAAAAATGATGGGGTTGGGTTGGTTCATGAAGGTTGTAGTCAGGATGAAGTAATCTGCGATTTCTTACTTAAGTTCTACTGGTGGGATCAGGTCCTTAGTTGGTTGGGATGTCTCCCATATCCTAGCATAGTACAAGGAAGAAACCATGCCTTACTGGTGTGTACAGTGATGCCTGCATGTCACAAGTTTCTAGCCAGTTGTTCGTCGTTAGTTTGTCAGCATATTCTTGGGCTTGTAGTGTGACCTCTTCTATGCCGATGGGCCAGTAGCTGTATTCGTGCCAGATTGTGACGTGATGTTGTGGAAAATATTCTCACTTGCTTGATCTGCACTTGTACTGTTGTGCTCTGCTTATGTAGTGCTGTCGACGGATGTAAGCTGGCACAGTGGCCGACCTCGTGCAATGAGCCTAGAACGGCAAATGTCGATTTTTCCCACTGGGAAGTTGGCCCCGCAAAATGTAGATACAGCTGCAATGCCTCTACAAGTCGCCATTACAGGAAGTGTGGGTTTCTATGGAAGTTTCACTACCATGCATACATATACCTTGGCCCCACTGCTTTCAGCAGCACGATCATGGTGTTTGCATAAACATCAGTGGTGTCTGGTGCCACATGACCACACCAGGTTTCAGTGACATAAATGGTCATCGTCTCCTTTTTCACAGTTAAAGCGGTGCTTCAGAGGGCACGCATCTTGAACCGGTCTCATTAAAAAGTAACATAATTAAGCACTTGTTGTGCTCTCAAAGAACAGAGGCTCCAAAGCACAATTACTGGGTTGACAGCAGTCAGTACTCTTTTTATAGTACAATTTTTCTGTCAGTACTCTATTAAACTACTGTATAAACCGGAATATAAGTCGAGATATTTTGTTAAAAAAGCAGGTTAAAGTCACCCCTCGTCTTATATAGCGGTCTTCAGCAGAATATGAGTCGTCTGGCAACCTATGGTGTGCATATTGAAAAACACATAGCCAATGCCGTATCCATATCCGAATGTGATTGctggcatttctttttcttgtcacTGTATCTGCTTGTGTGCACTCTTCCAAGTGACCTTTGTGtgatttgttctttttttgttgtttgtcTGGTGAGCGATGAGCAGTGGCACATGAAGACAGTTTTCAGTGGTGTTCAAGCGAACGGCAACATGACCACTCGGCGCCAGGTTGGTGGGCACCTCAAAAGGCACAATACCCCCCCAAAAAATAGTGGTTTCATGGGTGTTGCACAGTGCATTCACAGCTTGAGGATGCACTTGCGGACTAACTATGGGAGCTTTGTATGCACTCGCTACCGGTGATAGAGCAGTCAACTTGCTGCAAAGTTACACCGCTGTTGTGAAGATAAACATGTCCAGcgatattttgtttctttctcctttttccaattttttttttttttttttttacagcaagtGGTTGACCTGTATTCCCACTTGACCTATAGACCTTTTTCTCATGGGTGCCGCCATATTGCATAGGCAGTGGTGCCATCTGTTATCCGTTGACCTGCTGGTTTTGGCGAACGCTCTGCATTGTATGCCTCGTATATGCTCAGAAGCAGTTTCTGGTGTTTCTTTTCACACTTGTGCGGTCTATTTAGTATGATGTGGAGTCTTCTGCGTGGGAAACGGTCCAGTGAGATGTACAAAAGGGATTTAAGACAGCATGGCTGGAATTTCTGCTGCCGTTGAGGCAAACAGAGCACCCAGTGCGATGTGCGCGCAGGTGTTTGAGCCTACAGTCAGCCTCCGAGATCAGTTGTGTATGTCTCAAAGTTCGTTTCACGAATGCGACCTTACTGCAACATCatcactgtaattctaagctgtgGTTTAGCAGAAATGAGCAGATAAGAAACGTACACGATAGCGGCCAAAGCAGTGGTAGATGCTGAGTTATAGTTTACGCGTTCTTATACCACGTGCCCCGAGCATGCGGCATTACCCTGCGTGGTCTTATTGCGGTGTTAgccagcattttctttttctcggaAGAGATGGCGACCAAAGTGATTGACTGGCAAAACAAGCGTACGTGATTCAGACTTTATAAAAGCCTCAAGAGAATGAAAATCGATTTCGTTTTGTTTGGTATTGTTCGCCTCGTCCTCTCCGATGCACTCACTCGTTTAGCTATCACATTTTTTTATGCGATCCTCTTTGGATACCGCTGttttacagggcaaaaaggcaatgccgaaaCACTAAGCTTATATGTACAGTATCAGGCTGGTTTACCAACGGCAGTGACTGCTGTGTTGAGCCATGCCATCGGCCTCATACGTGAGACTAATGTATACATAGCATAGTGATTTCATGTCTACTATGATTTCAAATCAAACAATGCCGGTGCCTCATGCAAATATTTTGTAATGATTGGTGCTTCGTGGTTGAATTATAGTTCCCACACCAAGCGATCAGACAGTGAGAAGGTTTTTCTCATTCACAATGGCAATTCGCAGATGCCGCTGCTCCTCGTTAAGTGGAAACCGATACAGTGAAAATAGTTCACAGCACGTACACACACCATAACTAATGATGCACCTCGCATGCTTGCGTAGCCAAGAAATATTTCCATACACGGTAGTACTGCTTCACTGAAAGGCTACACAGTATTTAACTGACGACTTTGTATGAACTGACATCACGTAAATTTCTTGGAGAACAAGCTAAAACATCTCCAAATCGTTTCACAACACGCGATGGCAACACATTTAAGCAGCACCGCGCTGACTCGTGTGTTGGTCAGAGAGGAGAAAACGCTCGAGGCACGCCCTTTCTTCCTTGCCCAATGAAAAGGTCGATATTCTGGTTTATACGGTATCGTGGCGGCCATTCTCCCGTCAACTTTCGCGGGTATTTTTGTACAAGATTAGGTCTGTGAGAGCACCAGCCATGGCTGTGGCAGCatatgtggaacatcctttctatCACAGGCGTCACATGGTATGTGAACTTAGGAGCACGCAGTTCGTCAATAAACCTTTGTGCGCTGCCTCATGGTATCAAGGCGGTTGAAGTCGAGGCCCTCGCTAAATAAGGGAAACCGAGAGGCTAGACTTTGTTAGATACAACCATATGAGGAGAACTGTAAATGAAACCAGCGAAAGCATAAGGTAAATTAAtttgataaactttttaaagcgcaaacaagagacgaggcacaaaaggaaggtcaaacacaggacaggcgcaaATGAATGTTGACTTTTAAAAATTAAAATGtaagaaaaataagtaaaattgGAAAAAGCAACAACTGTGTTACAAGTGCAGGCAAAGGCAACAAAACACGAAAGCATTCTAGCTGTCAGCATTTGAATTTATGTTGACAGCACATGTGCCAACCGCAGGCTTGCCACACTAGCTACAACAGGCATGATGTATAATGGCTGTGATGTAATAGTTTGATACAGAGGGGCTGTCCCATGGAGAAGTGAAAGCATGGAAACACTGATGACTTAAAACAGCTGcgagaacaagaagaagaagaaataacaaaaatataaAACACGTAGccaataattctttttttttttcatcactgaGGTTGACAGGCAGAATGCCAGTGAATGACACCCTAATGTACTTTGAAATAACGGCCCTATAATATGGGCTGATAAAAGGCTTTGGAACCGAGCAGCAGGTGTCCCTCATGCTTCGTCACTGCAGGCAGCTGCCGCAGCAACTCCCGATGCCAGTGTCACTGCAATGAGCACTCACCAGCGGTGCCTCAGGTTCCAGGACACTGAGGGTGAACTTGAGGTTGCAGGAGAGCAGGAAGTCGTGCACAAGTGAGGCCGCCAGCCGACCCTCCTCCGTGGCAAGGAGACTCGACTCGTGAGCCGGCTTCTCGAAAGGCTTGATGCCATCCTGTTCGTCGAGGGCCAGGTACACGCTGGCCCGCAGCTCAGCCTGCAGCGGTACGCCACACAGAGTTTGCCTCTCAGCTACTGGCCTGTGCAGCTCACGATGCGCTGGCTCAAGGGTTCTCGAGGCTTACTTAAAGGGGCCGCTTAAAGAGAAAAGCAATCTGatctgtattagtaaattacctttcTACAATAGCATAAAAACCACTCTTACCTGGAGAGGAGGATTGGAAGAAAAAAGATGCAACAACGAAAGACGGGAGGCAACGCCTCTAAAAAATTTCTGCACTAGCTCGCGGTGATGTCATTTATTTTTCAGCGGTAAGAATGGACAACATTCCATTCTAAAAAAGCCAAAGAATGAACTCGGCAAGTTTTGATAACCTTTACTGAGCCCTACAAGGGCCTGGATacgaaaatactttgaaatctgtgacgttaCACTGAATCAAAATTTATAAAAATTGAACTCTGACCTTcactttctcttctaataatcaacctatgaTCGCAAAGTTAATGTGAATAGAGTTTTGAAATGATATTTTATGTCTAGTGTTTTTCTTTAGTGCCCCTTGAAAAAAGGAAGTGAAGATATGCTGTGCAAAGTTATGAATCCATGTATTTATATTCATGAACACCTGCTGTGTCACAACAGGTGCAttttatgaggtacgcagtgtCCAAAACACACTGAACCATTCATTGGCCGATGCTTCCAGCATCAACTATCATGTATCAATGCCAATGACTCTCTCGGAGTTGGCCCTGAAGTATCCATGCCTCAGATGCTCAGGATTCAATTCAGTAGAAAAATCTCAGCCTTTTCTGTGCATTTCAGCTTATGCTCAGCAACTTACACCTTGTTCCAAAATGAGCTGCAACATCGCAATGCACTTATGGCCTTTGAAACCATTGTACAATGTCTTGTTGCAACAGTGTGAATAAGCCGCAATCTGGGAGGCCATGCAAAACCTAATGATCAGGCAGAGCGTTGTTGCAGTGTTACAAAGTTGGGCAGTATTTAAGAAATGTCTAATAATTGCATATCACTTCCTGATCTGTTTTACAACTACAAGAAATCTATGATACAATGCAGTTgtccctacataaattttaccaCCTTTTTAAAGCATTGTCCCGTGAGTTTACATTACTTTGAAAGAGCTGCTTGTTAAAGGAGGGGGGTTGCAACATGGGCACTGCCCGTTGCAATAAGGCTACAAAACATTTCTGATGACTGTTTCCTCCCAGCGTATGTTCTGCCAAGCCTGACAGTAAcagtttttttgggggggggttAAGATCAGCAAGCAAGTCAAGCTGATGCATACTTCTTTCCCAGGGTGTCTACCACGTTGGCAATTTCGGGGTTTCCAGCTCAGGTTCTGTCCCATTTTGTTGAAACTTTCGAGAAAAAGAGGACGACAACAGGCAGGTGGTGTACCATCTTGGATGAAACCAGCCATCAATCGAGCTGGACCCTTCTGAGCTTTATTAAACATTTGTTTCTTACACTATACATCAAGTTGCTTAATATTTCGCCTTGTGCAGAATAAAGACTTAACAGTCAGCATTTGTATTTTCTGACTCGTCTGTGTCCTCTGTGCCATTTTCATTATGTAAACTAAACACCTACCCCAAGCCAACAGCCTTACTAAACCAGTATCAACAGCAAAACAGAAAGTCATAAAGTACAGAAGGTTTGAACTACAATGCAAAGAAGCAGTAGTTCTTGGATGATGTGGCTTTAGGTCAAAGGTATTATCCTTAGCTTTGATGTTGCAtatggaacgttcacactatgcaacacgagaacgcattcgcagactgcgtgacagtgcccgcagaaacagttctgttttgtgtgcgtgtgtgattttcttttctttccttccttttttttattctttatttttacttatttttctctctctctccttttgcatccctttacccctcccccggtacagggtagccaaccggagataacctctggttaacctccctgtctttcctttacctttctctctctctcttttcgacGTTGCATGAAGATAAGGGACCTCGCCAACCAGATTCATGAAAGCCTTTGTCACGTATACAGCGACACGAATGGCACATTCAATCTTTTATTGTTTAACCATCTCAAGCTCCTGCTTATTGATACACCAAACGCCGACTCTCACCTCTGCCTACAAAATTTGTATATTATTTGATTTCGCTGGCAAAGACGTCTGTACACTGCAGCTCTCTCAGCCTGCGCCACACCACACATACATGAATGTTGTTGCATGCACAATGGCAACAGCTCAGCAATTAGCATGTTGGGCTGTCGGCTACATCCGAGAACTGTGGCAGGAGTTCGAACTACAGTGTTACTGGAAAGTGGTGTTCATGTCTGTGCTGTTTGATGAATAGGTGATGTGTTGGCTTTCAATCAACTACTACTGTTGAATTTTTCAATGAATTCTATTTGTTTCCAAGCAGGGCTGAACTGTGAAATGGTGCCGTCGAAATCCACGTCCCAGTGATGGTTGCCTCTGAGTAACAAAAACAGATCTTGAAGACTGTGCTTTTGCTAACTACACGTGCCAGAAGTGATTATGAAGCTGGAAGTACATCAAAGATGCCATGTTTTGAACCTCACCTGCTGCTGCTCTGAAGCTATTCACAATAGAGTGAAAAACCATGTTTATTTGGTTTTTGATAAGTTATTTTTAAGAGCACTGGGCGCTTAAGAGGGCTGGTCCTTCTGAAACACATACTCTGAGCTTTTCTGGAACAAAATGAAAATCAATAACCAAGATCACAATCATATAGCTTGCGTGCTTACATAAAGTATGTGACAATGTGCATGATGTCATAACTCAGCTGAAAATGACACAGCCACAGAAGGGCTAGAAGCCTCAGATGTCTGCAGTTTGACATATTGTGGTTCACTAGCTATCAGAGCCTTCACTGCAAACATTGTGGCCATGCCTGAAAATAAACTTCCAAGGTAACCAGAACAAGTCGTGAGACATTTAGGTATTATCAATCCTGTGTCTTCTAACACATGCTGTAAAAGACAAGGAGGGCAAACATCCCCTTTTTTCTGTGCAGGGAGCCACACTGCTTCCCACTGGAGAAGTGACCCCTGGCACATAGGTCACAAGCGTAGACCGTTTCATGGTGCCGCCGATGTCAGTCCGTGTAGGGTGAGCAAGAGGGCACGGCACAGGTGAAGTACTAGAAGCTTTCTTGAGTGGCGCGACTGTGCCTTTCTGCCTGTTGCATTTTGTGTCGCTTGTAGCGGCAGCACTATGGTCGGTAACTGTTGAAGATTACTCTATGGGTGAAACGTGTTGCACAGCGGTCTGGAACAAGCGGCTGGCATCTGACAAGAGACGTGCTAGAGGCCAGCCGTGTGCAGAGCTATTGTTTTCTAGATGCTTTCAACATTAAGCGGTGGCAACAGCTGCCGCTACAAGCAGGGCACGTCGGTTACCACAGTGCCCTTATACTCTAGTTCATTGTGGCACGGTTGCCGAGTTCATGGGGCTTGAAAAGCATCACGAGAGAGATGAATGCCAGCTGTGAATAGATCACAGGTTTGTGATTATTTTTATTGTCGTTTTCTGTTCACCATACAGCTCAGGCAAACATTTTTTGCTTCACTACTAGCTTTTTTCAGCCGGAATCCATTGATTCCACTGCTGTGCAGTAAATGATGTTTCGTAAAAAGTGTAGGTTGTTGCGTTTGCCACATTTGCCTTTGTGCCGCCGATGTCAGTCCGTGTAGGGTGAGCACTCAGGACCCTAGGCGAGGATAGGAGGCTTGGTTTTAGAACCCAGACTACCAATACGACGCCCAACTTGGGGCCCGAACCCACGACCCTGCAACTAAACACTTCCATGCTTTACCAACTGACCATAAAACGGTCACATTTGATTGCACAACCAGGTCTGCAGGTCAGCAATGTCGCATGACATCACAGGACGACATGGGAATGGGATGGATTGGTAATTTGAGGCACAAGAACAATTATTATTCCATATGAAAACTCACATGTATAAGGAAAAAGAGGGACACAACGCCTGACAACTTTTTAGGAAGGAGGGCATAGAAACAGAAGCTGAAGACCGGAAGAAGGGAAGTAAAGGGGAAAGAAATAAGATTATGATGACTGCATGGTCACAAAAGAACAAAAGGACAAGACGTACACAATCTGATGTCgctcactttcggcgatactatcacctaggcgcacgctgattggctggttgagcactacgccacgcgaaggcgatagtatcgccgaaagtgatcgtcggaGAATACGTCCGCCGAACAGCAAAAGGAACGCAACGCATGTATGAAAGCTAAATAACCACGCTAATAACGATGACTGGCCAAGGAACCAGACTACTATCAATAGATCCAACCCGTCGAGGTGGCTCTGTAGCTATGACGCTCTGCTGTCCAGCACGAGCTCGAGAGGTAGATCTCAGGCAGCGGCGCCGAAATTCCGATTGGAGCGGGCGGAATGTACCAACGCTAGATGGTAAACATTAATGCGAAGCCCCACACTACAGCGACTCTCACAGTCCGCGTCCAGTCCCATCACTGATGTACAACGTTTAGCTGCAAGCAAGTTCTTCCAAACAACGCAATCACTAATACAACTTATTCGATTGCAATTAAAATGTTTGCAAAGCGCTGCTAGGTTACGTAAAGCTAAACTACCGTAACACATGCACATACACCAAGTGACAGCAGCCACCGTCTGTTCTACTATGAGCATAATGAAGTGACACTAAAAGTGATCATATTACCTTTATTCGGTTGATGACCCCTTTATTTTCAAGTGTTTCGAGCAGCAAGTCTCGAAGCTCCATGTCTTCGTCCGCCGCCATTTTCAAACAACAAGCGTCGTGCCGCGCTTTGTGCTGTTATCGCCGTTATCTACGCCATAGGCTAATGCAAATTTTGTTTGCACATGTTACAGTCTTTTAATCGTTTTACGCCTACTTTCGGCGTACATATTTATCCCAATCTTTGGGTCCCGTCTTACGTACCGAATCACTCGTGGCGATAACGCGGGAGTTTTGAAATTCACGAAGTTCACGACTGCCATCCAACAAAGCGCGCACTTgaacaaaacacaaatttatAACCGTTGCTTTACAAACAACTTAATCCACACGATTGAATACAACAGCGGTATACTTACTCGAAATTGAATCGAGTGCATGGTGTTAAATGTAATATAACCTGTCAGAAATACATAGAAAGTATGTATGCTACATTAATTAAGGCATTAAGACAAAACATTAATTAAGGGCGGCGGCCTGTCGGCTCCGGTTACACTTTAGTTACTCGCCAAATCACACAGGTAGTCTAATCATGCCGTGCATTATTATGAATGCAGT harbors:
- the LOC119461660 gene encoding centrosomal protein 43 isoform X2, translating into MAADEDMELRDLLLETLENKGVINRIKAELRASVYLALDEQDGIKPFEKPAHESSLLATEEGRLAASLVHDFLLSCNLKFTLSVLEPEAPLAEPLSRGELCSRLGLEQREGPLLLQLLHPVHPPATSESPEASNAKVRQPEPVSQDKAADTVPAKDEPPEVALGGASRGGSRLPPLSGPKVLPSLETQVPHPEAESHSLQRLHLAVLGFNVSRCLCSMNCHGYSCHPICTLDILPEC